One Xiphias gladius isolate SHS-SW01 ecotype Sanya breed wild chromosome 13, ASM1685928v1, whole genome shotgun sequence genomic window carries:
- the trak2 gene encoding trafficking kinesin-binding protein 2 isoform X1 — protein sequence MFEVKPRAVEKKESSTETDEGLGSSGRHYGSGSMGSGSAGSGSVYLSDSQDWVVSPSCSPDEGSSQHTTISPLLAEETFRYMTYLALEPSSYSHPGSQSLSKVLSADRVEQMTKTYNDIEVVTHLLAERDRDLELAARIGQSLLQRNHLLQERNEALEEQLAQALDQVHQLQHELSKKDELLRMVASASEESETDSSMSTPLQQPQPPMGCTAAAALSQLECLQSKLQELEEENLALRSEACQLKRDTITYEEKEQQLVSDCVKELRESNSQMVSLTDELSQKNEELLRHQEEIAQLLSQIVELQHRVKELALEKEELRIHLQASKDAQRQLTAELNELTERNAECVEMLHESQEEIKELRSKNTPSAGMRRHLSYGLYPMDSLAAEIEGTMRRELSVEEETAFQDQRISQKRVFQTVRSVNASASRAASATPPIPGSGQSSLVMTAQPFQSTQGEEVRMGQPGSPGGNDLTRALHRLSLRRQNFLSERQFFQAEREKKLQSLSGADGEGSNCSSPMGSVLSSFSNLSELSISSSVFKTFLPEKLQIVKPMEGSLTLHHWQQLAKPHLATILDPHPGIVTKGFRPLAQDAVYRLSDMEEDEEDEEYRGTVVLEKGAAERGKEEEDEEEEEGGITFKVRYTSTPEERKDRKHTVSPLPVQPLSPTVPTSSSSAGSDLCTTPAPHHVSETSSLSSQPIPRASTATVQPQSQNCTSASTTASSSVQNPGKCQSSTFSTYTFTTCRILHPSDITQVTPSFQSSLLANTPSSMRTGPSTPVTPCRLSLGDSFPPRRPLVPTSSLAKLVLERGISAQVSTDTPPSSPRPTPRQPLFRFLPNTPPNSPSHSPAPSPVPTESRQHPADNFLASRPAELFLQDVYGLNLGRAPHPDLPSPSQETPALVPSGRARPEPVNVSLVERLRRLGFTKVLHGSESEASVLRQDSATFVSAGGGSLLDGLRRNQSLPAMIGARAGKSAGNPTPPLHPTSLALPPPPWGNPKERRRQLASVSHVPSSSAKR from the exons ATGTTTGAAGTCAAACCCCGGGCGGTGGAGAAGAAAGAGTCCAGCACAGAGACAG ATGAGGGGCTGGGCAGCAGCGGGAGGCATTACGGCTCTGGCTCAATGGGATCTGGTTCGGCCGGCTCCGGCTCTGTGTACCTGTCAGACAGCCAGGACTGGGTGGTTTCCCCGAGCTGCTCTCCAGACGAAGGCTCCAGCCAGCACACCACCATCTCCCCCTTGCTGGCAGAGGAAACGTTCCGCTACATGA CATATCTTGCTTTGGAGCCCTCCTCTTATTCCCATCCTGGCTCCCAGAGCCTCTCCAAAG TCCTCAGTGCCGATCGTGTGGAGCAGATGACCAAAACATACAATGACATCGAAGTGGTCACACACCTTTTGGCTGAG CGGGACAGAGACTTGGAGCTGGCAGCTCGGATTGGTCAGTCCCTCCTGCAGAGaaaccatctgctgcaggaacGCAATGAGGCCTTAGAGGAGCAGCTAGCACAGGCCCTGGACCAG GTTCATCAGCTGCAGCATGAACTCAGTAAGAAGGATGAGTTGCTGCGGATGGTTGCCAGCGCCTCAGAAGAGAGTGAGACCGACTCCAGCATGTCCACCCCCCTACAGCAGCCTCAGCCGCCAATGGGATGCACTGCCGCCGCTGCACTCAGTCAGCTGGAGTGTCTGCAGAGCAAactgcaggagctggaggaggagaacctGGCACTGAGGTCTGAG GCATGTCAACTGAAGAGAGATACTATCACCTatgaggagaaggagcagcagctaGTTAGCGACTGTGTCAAGGAGCTCC GTGAGTCCAACAGCCAGATGGTGTCCCTGACAGATGAACTATCTCAGAAGAACGAGGAGCTGCTCAGGCACCAGGAGGAAATTGCTCAGCTGCTCTCCCAGATAGTGGAGCTGCAACACAGAGTGaaggag CTGGCTTTGGAGAAAGAGGAGCTGAGGATCCACCTGCAGGCCTCCAAAGATGCTCAGAGACAGCTCACAGCAGAG CTGAACGAGTTGACAGAGAGGAATGCCGAGTGTGTAGAGATGCTCCATGAGTCTCAGGAGGAGATCAAAGAACTGCGCAGTAAAAACACTCCTTCTGCTGGGATGCGGAGGCACCTTTCCTATGGCCTCTACCCCATG GACTCCCTGGCAGCAGAGATCGAGGGCACCATGAGGAGAGAGCTGAGTGTAGAAGAAGAGACAGCCTTTCAGGACCAAAG AATATCCCAGAAGCGAGTCTTCCAGACAGTCCGCTCCGTCAACGCCTCGGCATCGCGGGCAGCTTCAGCCACCCCTCCAATCCCCGGCTCAGGACAGAGCTCTCTAGTGATGACTGCACAGCCGTTCCAGTCCACTCAGGG GGAGGAGGTGCGAATGGGCCAGCCTGGCTCTCCTGGTGGCAACGACCTCACCAGAGCCCTCCACCGCCTGTCGCTGCGACGGCAGAACTTCCTGTCTGAGCGACAGTTCTTCCAGGCGGAGCGCGAGAAGAAGCTGCAGTCCCTGTCAGGGGCAGACGGAGAGGGCAGCAACTGCAGCTCACCGATGGGCAGCgtgctctcctctttctccaacCTGTCAGAGCTCTCCATCAGCTCCAGTGTTTTCAAGACCTTCCTGCCTGAGAAACTTCAGATTGTCAAACCCATGGAAG GCTCACTGACACTCCATCACTGGCAGCAGCTGGCCAAACCCCACCTGGCCACCATCCTGGACCCACACCCAGGGATAGTGACCAAGGGTTTCCGGCCACTGGCTCAGGATGCTGTCTACCGCCTGTCTGAcatggaggaggatgaagaggatgaggagtACAGAGGGACTGTTGTCCTTGAGAAGGGGGCGGCAGAGCGGGgtaaggaagaggaggatgaggaagaggaagaaggcgGGATCACCTTCAAGGTGCGCTACACATCTAcgccagaggagaggaaggacagaaagCATACGGTGTCACCTCTCCCTGTCCAACCTCTCTCCCCAACCGTGCCCACATCTTCCTCCTCGGCCGGATCAGACCTCTGTACGACACCTGCACCTCATCATGTCTCTGAGACCTCCAGTCTATCATCTCAGCCCATTCCAAGAGCTTCTACAGCAACGGTCCAACCACAGAGTCAAAATTGCACGTCAGCATCAACAACAGCATCTTCCTCTG TCCAAAATCCAGGAAAGTGCCAGAGCTCCACCTTCTCCACCTACACCTTCACGACCTGCCGCATCCTGCACCCCAGCGACATCACACAGGTCACCCCAAG ctttcagTCATCTCTCTTGGCCAACACACCCAGCTCCATGAGGACAGGTCCCAGTACCCCTGTGACTCCCTGCAGACTGAGCCTGGGTGACTCCTTTCCCCCTCGGCGCCCCCTAGTGCCCACCAGCAGCCTGGCCAAGCTGGTCCTGGAGAGGGGCATTTCTGCACAGGTGTCCACTGACACCCCACCTTCATCCCCAAGACCCACACCCCGGCAGCCCCTCTTCCGTTTCCTCCCAAACACACCCCCGAACTCTCCCTCCCACTCACCTGCTCCCTCTCCTGTGCCCACGGAGTCCCGCCAGCACCCAGCCGACAATTTCCTAGCCTCGCGGCCGGCAGAGCTTTTTCTCCAGGACGTTTATGGGCTGAATCTGGGCCGCGCCCCACATCCCGACCTACCGAGCCCCTCCCAGGAAACCCCAGCCCTTGTCCCTTCAGGCCGAGCCAGGCCTGAGCCAGTCAATGTCAGCCTGGTGGAGAGGCTGCGGCGGCTAGGATTCACTAAGGTGCTCCACGGTTCGGAGTCTGAGGCTTCAGTGCTGCGCCAGGATTCTGCCACTTTTGTGTCGGCAGGCGGAGGGAGCCTACTGGACGGCCTGAGGCGCAACCAGAGCCTCCCGGCCATGATTGGTGCTAGAGCAGGAAAGTCAGCCGGTAACCCCACACCTCCTCTTCACCCCACCTCCCTGGCCCTCCCCCCACCACCGTGGGGAAACCCTAAAGAGCGGCGCCGGCAACTCGCCTCCGTCTCCCATGTCCCGTCAAGTTCAGCCAAGCgttga
- the trak2 gene encoding trafficking kinesin-binding protein 2 isoform X2 — protein sequence MFEVKPRAVEKKESSTETDEGLGSSGRHYGSGSMGSGSAGSGSVYLSDSQDWVVSPSCSPDEGSSQHTTISPLLAEETFRYMILSADRVEQMTKTYNDIEVVTHLLAERDRDLELAARIGQSLLQRNHLLQERNEALEEQLAQALDQVHQLQHELSKKDELLRMVASASEESETDSSMSTPLQQPQPPMGCTAAAALSQLECLQSKLQELEEENLALRSEACQLKRDTITYEEKEQQLVSDCVKELRESNSQMVSLTDELSQKNEELLRHQEEIAQLLSQIVELQHRVKELALEKEELRIHLQASKDAQRQLTAELNELTERNAECVEMLHESQEEIKELRSKNTPSAGMRRHLSYGLYPMDSLAAEIEGTMRRELSVEEETAFQDQRISQKRVFQTVRSVNASASRAASATPPIPGSGQSSLVMTAQPFQSTQGEEVRMGQPGSPGGNDLTRALHRLSLRRQNFLSERQFFQAEREKKLQSLSGADGEGSNCSSPMGSVLSSFSNLSELSISSSVFKTFLPEKLQIVKPMEGSLTLHHWQQLAKPHLATILDPHPGIVTKGFRPLAQDAVYRLSDMEEDEEDEEYRGTVVLEKGAAERGKEEEDEEEEEGGITFKVRYTSTPEERKDRKHTVSPLPVQPLSPTVPTSSSSAGSDLCTTPAPHHVSETSSLSSQPIPRASTATVQPQSQNCTSASTTASSSVQNPGKCQSSTFSTYTFTTCRILHPSDITQVTPSFQSSLLANTPSSMRTGPSTPVTPCRLSLGDSFPPRRPLVPTSSLAKLVLERGISAQVSTDTPPSSPRPTPRQPLFRFLPNTPPNSPSHSPAPSPVPTESRQHPADNFLASRPAELFLQDVYGLNLGRAPHPDLPSPSQETPALVPSGRARPEPVNVSLVERLRRLGFTKVLHGSESEASVLRQDSATFVSAGGGSLLDGLRRNQSLPAMIGARAGKSAGNPTPPLHPTSLALPPPPWGNPKERRRQLASVSHVPSSSAKR from the exons ATGTTTGAAGTCAAACCCCGGGCGGTGGAGAAGAAAGAGTCCAGCACAGAGACAG ATGAGGGGCTGGGCAGCAGCGGGAGGCATTACGGCTCTGGCTCAATGGGATCTGGTTCGGCCGGCTCCGGCTCTGTGTACCTGTCAGACAGCCAGGACTGGGTGGTTTCCCCGAGCTGCTCTCCAGACGAAGGCTCCAGCCAGCACACCACCATCTCCCCCTTGCTGGCAGAGGAAACGTTCCGCTACATGA TCCTCAGTGCCGATCGTGTGGAGCAGATGACCAAAACATACAATGACATCGAAGTGGTCACACACCTTTTGGCTGAG CGGGACAGAGACTTGGAGCTGGCAGCTCGGATTGGTCAGTCCCTCCTGCAGAGaaaccatctgctgcaggaacGCAATGAGGCCTTAGAGGAGCAGCTAGCACAGGCCCTGGACCAG GTTCATCAGCTGCAGCATGAACTCAGTAAGAAGGATGAGTTGCTGCGGATGGTTGCCAGCGCCTCAGAAGAGAGTGAGACCGACTCCAGCATGTCCACCCCCCTACAGCAGCCTCAGCCGCCAATGGGATGCACTGCCGCCGCTGCACTCAGTCAGCTGGAGTGTCTGCAGAGCAAactgcaggagctggaggaggagaacctGGCACTGAGGTCTGAG GCATGTCAACTGAAGAGAGATACTATCACCTatgaggagaaggagcagcagctaGTTAGCGACTGTGTCAAGGAGCTCC GTGAGTCCAACAGCCAGATGGTGTCCCTGACAGATGAACTATCTCAGAAGAACGAGGAGCTGCTCAGGCACCAGGAGGAAATTGCTCAGCTGCTCTCCCAGATAGTGGAGCTGCAACACAGAGTGaaggag CTGGCTTTGGAGAAAGAGGAGCTGAGGATCCACCTGCAGGCCTCCAAAGATGCTCAGAGACAGCTCACAGCAGAG CTGAACGAGTTGACAGAGAGGAATGCCGAGTGTGTAGAGATGCTCCATGAGTCTCAGGAGGAGATCAAAGAACTGCGCAGTAAAAACACTCCTTCTGCTGGGATGCGGAGGCACCTTTCCTATGGCCTCTACCCCATG GACTCCCTGGCAGCAGAGATCGAGGGCACCATGAGGAGAGAGCTGAGTGTAGAAGAAGAGACAGCCTTTCAGGACCAAAG AATATCCCAGAAGCGAGTCTTCCAGACAGTCCGCTCCGTCAACGCCTCGGCATCGCGGGCAGCTTCAGCCACCCCTCCAATCCCCGGCTCAGGACAGAGCTCTCTAGTGATGACTGCACAGCCGTTCCAGTCCACTCAGGG GGAGGAGGTGCGAATGGGCCAGCCTGGCTCTCCTGGTGGCAACGACCTCACCAGAGCCCTCCACCGCCTGTCGCTGCGACGGCAGAACTTCCTGTCTGAGCGACAGTTCTTCCAGGCGGAGCGCGAGAAGAAGCTGCAGTCCCTGTCAGGGGCAGACGGAGAGGGCAGCAACTGCAGCTCACCGATGGGCAGCgtgctctcctctttctccaacCTGTCAGAGCTCTCCATCAGCTCCAGTGTTTTCAAGACCTTCCTGCCTGAGAAACTTCAGATTGTCAAACCCATGGAAG GCTCACTGACACTCCATCACTGGCAGCAGCTGGCCAAACCCCACCTGGCCACCATCCTGGACCCACACCCAGGGATAGTGACCAAGGGTTTCCGGCCACTGGCTCAGGATGCTGTCTACCGCCTGTCTGAcatggaggaggatgaagaggatgaggagtACAGAGGGACTGTTGTCCTTGAGAAGGGGGCGGCAGAGCGGGgtaaggaagaggaggatgaggaagaggaagaaggcgGGATCACCTTCAAGGTGCGCTACACATCTAcgccagaggagaggaaggacagaaagCATACGGTGTCACCTCTCCCTGTCCAACCTCTCTCCCCAACCGTGCCCACATCTTCCTCCTCGGCCGGATCAGACCTCTGTACGACACCTGCACCTCATCATGTCTCTGAGACCTCCAGTCTATCATCTCAGCCCATTCCAAGAGCTTCTACAGCAACGGTCCAACCACAGAGTCAAAATTGCACGTCAGCATCAACAACAGCATCTTCCTCTG TCCAAAATCCAGGAAAGTGCCAGAGCTCCACCTTCTCCACCTACACCTTCACGACCTGCCGCATCCTGCACCCCAGCGACATCACACAGGTCACCCCAAG ctttcagTCATCTCTCTTGGCCAACACACCCAGCTCCATGAGGACAGGTCCCAGTACCCCTGTGACTCCCTGCAGACTGAGCCTGGGTGACTCCTTTCCCCCTCGGCGCCCCCTAGTGCCCACCAGCAGCCTGGCCAAGCTGGTCCTGGAGAGGGGCATTTCTGCACAGGTGTCCACTGACACCCCACCTTCATCCCCAAGACCCACACCCCGGCAGCCCCTCTTCCGTTTCCTCCCAAACACACCCCCGAACTCTCCCTCCCACTCACCTGCTCCCTCTCCTGTGCCCACGGAGTCCCGCCAGCACCCAGCCGACAATTTCCTAGCCTCGCGGCCGGCAGAGCTTTTTCTCCAGGACGTTTATGGGCTGAATCTGGGCCGCGCCCCACATCCCGACCTACCGAGCCCCTCCCAGGAAACCCCAGCCCTTGTCCCTTCAGGCCGAGCCAGGCCTGAGCCAGTCAATGTCAGCCTGGTGGAGAGGCTGCGGCGGCTAGGATTCACTAAGGTGCTCCACGGTTCGGAGTCTGAGGCTTCAGTGCTGCGCCAGGATTCTGCCACTTTTGTGTCGGCAGGCGGAGGGAGCCTACTGGACGGCCTGAGGCGCAACCAGAGCCTCCCGGCCATGATTGGTGCTAGAGCAGGAAAGTCAGCCGGTAACCCCACACCTCCTCTTCACCCCACCTCCCTGGCCCTCCCCCCACCACCGTGGGGAAACCCTAAAGAGCGGCGCCGGCAACTCGCCTCCGTCTCCCATGTCCCGTCAAGTTCAGCCAAGCgttga
- the trak2 gene encoding trafficking kinesin-binding protein 2 isoform X3: MKRFYDNFAEEAYLALEPSSYSHPGSQSLSKVLSADRVEQMTKTYNDIEVVTHLLAERDRDLELAARIGQSLLQRNHLLQERNEALEEQLAQALDQVHQLQHELSKKDELLRMVASASEESETDSSMSTPLQQPQPPMGCTAAAALSQLECLQSKLQELEEENLALRSEACQLKRDTITYEEKEQQLVSDCVKELRESNSQMVSLTDELSQKNEELLRHQEEIAQLLSQIVELQHRVKELALEKEELRIHLQASKDAQRQLTAELNELTERNAECVEMLHESQEEIKELRSKNTPSAGMRRHLSYGLYPMDSLAAEIEGTMRRELSVEEETAFQDQRISQKRVFQTVRSVNASASRAASATPPIPGSGQSSLVMTAQPFQSTQGEEVRMGQPGSPGGNDLTRALHRLSLRRQNFLSERQFFQAEREKKLQSLSGADGEGSNCSSPMGSVLSSFSNLSELSISSSVFKTFLPEKLQIVKPMEGSLTLHHWQQLAKPHLATILDPHPGIVTKGFRPLAQDAVYRLSDMEEDEEDEEYRGTVVLEKGAAERGKEEEDEEEEEGGITFKVRYTSTPEERKDRKHTVSPLPVQPLSPTVPTSSSSAGSDLCTTPAPHHVSETSSLSSQPIPRASTATVQPQSQNCTSASTTASSSVQNPGKCQSSTFSTYTFTTCRILHPSDITQVTPSFQSSLLANTPSSMRTGPSTPVTPCRLSLGDSFPPRRPLVPTSSLAKLVLERGISAQVSTDTPPSSPRPTPRQPLFRFLPNTPPNSPSHSPAPSPVPTESRQHPADNFLASRPAELFLQDVYGLNLGRAPHPDLPSPSQETPALVPSGRARPEPVNVSLVERLRRLGFTKVLHGSESEASVLRQDSATFVSAGGGSLLDGLRRNQSLPAMIGARAGKSAGNPTPPLHPTSLALPPPPWGNPKERRRQLASVSHVPSSSAKR; encoded by the exons ATGAAGAGGTTTTACGATAACTTTGCTGAGGAAG CATATCTTGCTTTGGAGCCCTCCTCTTATTCCCATCCTGGCTCCCAGAGCCTCTCCAAAG TCCTCAGTGCCGATCGTGTGGAGCAGATGACCAAAACATACAATGACATCGAAGTGGTCACACACCTTTTGGCTGAG CGGGACAGAGACTTGGAGCTGGCAGCTCGGATTGGTCAGTCCCTCCTGCAGAGaaaccatctgctgcaggaacGCAATGAGGCCTTAGAGGAGCAGCTAGCACAGGCCCTGGACCAG GTTCATCAGCTGCAGCATGAACTCAGTAAGAAGGATGAGTTGCTGCGGATGGTTGCCAGCGCCTCAGAAGAGAGTGAGACCGACTCCAGCATGTCCACCCCCCTACAGCAGCCTCAGCCGCCAATGGGATGCACTGCCGCCGCTGCACTCAGTCAGCTGGAGTGTCTGCAGAGCAAactgcaggagctggaggaggagaacctGGCACTGAGGTCTGAG GCATGTCAACTGAAGAGAGATACTATCACCTatgaggagaaggagcagcagctaGTTAGCGACTGTGTCAAGGAGCTCC GTGAGTCCAACAGCCAGATGGTGTCCCTGACAGATGAACTATCTCAGAAGAACGAGGAGCTGCTCAGGCACCAGGAGGAAATTGCTCAGCTGCTCTCCCAGATAGTGGAGCTGCAACACAGAGTGaaggag CTGGCTTTGGAGAAAGAGGAGCTGAGGATCCACCTGCAGGCCTCCAAAGATGCTCAGAGACAGCTCACAGCAGAG CTGAACGAGTTGACAGAGAGGAATGCCGAGTGTGTAGAGATGCTCCATGAGTCTCAGGAGGAGATCAAAGAACTGCGCAGTAAAAACACTCCTTCTGCTGGGATGCGGAGGCACCTTTCCTATGGCCTCTACCCCATG GACTCCCTGGCAGCAGAGATCGAGGGCACCATGAGGAGAGAGCTGAGTGTAGAAGAAGAGACAGCCTTTCAGGACCAAAG AATATCCCAGAAGCGAGTCTTCCAGACAGTCCGCTCCGTCAACGCCTCGGCATCGCGGGCAGCTTCAGCCACCCCTCCAATCCCCGGCTCAGGACAGAGCTCTCTAGTGATGACTGCACAGCCGTTCCAGTCCACTCAGGG GGAGGAGGTGCGAATGGGCCAGCCTGGCTCTCCTGGTGGCAACGACCTCACCAGAGCCCTCCACCGCCTGTCGCTGCGACGGCAGAACTTCCTGTCTGAGCGACAGTTCTTCCAGGCGGAGCGCGAGAAGAAGCTGCAGTCCCTGTCAGGGGCAGACGGAGAGGGCAGCAACTGCAGCTCACCGATGGGCAGCgtgctctcctctttctccaacCTGTCAGAGCTCTCCATCAGCTCCAGTGTTTTCAAGACCTTCCTGCCTGAGAAACTTCAGATTGTCAAACCCATGGAAG GCTCACTGACACTCCATCACTGGCAGCAGCTGGCCAAACCCCACCTGGCCACCATCCTGGACCCACACCCAGGGATAGTGACCAAGGGTTTCCGGCCACTGGCTCAGGATGCTGTCTACCGCCTGTCTGAcatggaggaggatgaagaggatgaggagtACAGAGGGACTGTTGTCCTTGAGAAGGGGGCGGCAGAGCGGGgtaaggaagaggaggatgaggaagaggaagaaggcgGGATCACCTTCAAGGTGCGCTACACATCTAcgccagaggagaggaaggacagaaagCATACGGTGTCACCTCTCCCTGTCCAACCTCTCTCCCCAACCGTGCCCACATCTTCCTCCTCGGCCGGATCAGACCTCTGTACGACACCTGCACCTCATCATGTCTCTGAGACCTCCAGTCTATCATCTCAGCCCATTCCAAGAGCTTCTACAGCAACGGTCCAACCACAGAGTCAAAATTGCACGTCAGCATCAACAACAGCATCTTCCTCTG TCCAAAATCCAGGAAAGTGCCAGAGCTCCACCTTCTCCACCTACACCTTCACGACCTGCCGCATCCTGCACCCCAGCGACATCACACAGGTCACCCCAAG ctttcagTCATCTCTCTTGGCCAACACACCCAGCTCCATGAGGACAGGTCCCAGTACCCCTGTGACTCCCTGCAGACTGAGCCTGGGTGACTCCTTTCCCCCTCGGCGCCCCCTAGTGCCCACCAGCAGCCTGGCCAAGCTGGTCCTGGAGAGGGGCATTTCTGCACAGGTGTCCACTGACACCCCACCTTCATCCCCAAGACCCACACCCCGGCAGCCCCTCTTCCGTTTCCTCCCAAACACACCCCCGAACTCTCCCTCCCACTCACCTGCTCCCTCTCCTGTGCCCACGGAGTCCCGCCAGCACCCAGCCGACAATTTCCTAGCCTCGCGGCCGGCAGAGCTTTTTCTCCAGGACGTTTATGGGCTGAATCTGGGCCGCGCCCCACATCCCGACCTACCGAGCCCCTCCCAGGAAACCCCAGCCCTTGTCCCTTCAGGCCGAGCCAGGCCTGAGCCAGTCAATGTCAGCCTGGTGGAGAGGCTGCGGCGGCTAGGATTCACTAAGGTGCTCCACGGTTCGGAGTCTGAGGCTTCAGTGCTGCGCCAGGATTCTGCCACTTTTGTGTCGGCAGGCGGAGGGAGCCTACTGGACGGCCTGAGGCGCAACCAGAGCCTCCCGGCCATGATTGGTGCTAGAGCAGGAAAGTCAGCCGGTAACCCCACACCTCCTCTTCACCCCACCTCCCTGGCCCTCCCCCCACCACCGTGGGGAAACCCTAAAGAGCGGCGCCGGCAACTCGCCTCCGTCTCCCATGTCCCGTCAAGTTCAGCCAAGCgttga